A region of the Zymomonas mobilis subsp. mobilis ATCC 10988 genome:
GTTATGAAGACTTAACGGCCAAGCGTGACCAAATTGTTCAGGAAGTTATCCAGATTTCTCGCCAGAATGAAATGGCTGAACTGGCTGCCAGAAGAGCATGGGCGCAGGGCGAACATCAGCGTTTGATATCGCTTTTGCCTGAATGGGGCGATGATAATCAGAGACCGGCTATCTTGGCGGCTTTTGAAGAAACGGGACGGCATCTCGGTTATCCAGATCATGTTTTGGCCGAGGCTGATTCCAACGACATTATGGCTTTGAAAAAAGCCCATGAATGGCGAAGAAAATCCGAAAAATGGGATGCCCTACAACAGGGTAAGGCGGCGGCTATCAAATCAGCCAAAACATCGAGAAAAACCGCAGTTCCAGGAACGTCCCAGCCTTATGGCGCGGCCAAAAGCCGGAAACTGAATGAATCATTGGGGCAGCTTCGCGAAACTGGTGATGTCCGGTCAGCCGCCGCGGCGATGAACGCCCTTTTTAAATAATCTACTTTTCAAGGAATTTTGAATTATGTCTGTTGCCTCTAATACCGTCCAAACCTATTCGCGTGTCGGTATTCGTGAAGATCTTTCCGATATTATTTATAATATCAGCCCGACTGGAGTCTTGGTCCGTTAATGTAGTTTATACGCTGCATTAAATGAAAAGGCGGTGAATTCGGGGGACGTCCAACCGTCATAGACGAGGATAATCCCGAGCCAAGCTTGAGGTGAAAATCTCTTGAAGGTGTAACGACTAACAGCCGAGCCTACCGACAAAAAACGATAAAACTGATGCCGTTATTTCTGAAAAAGAAGCGGGTATGATTCTTTTCATTTTTACTGAAAATGCCGGAAATTTCGGAAGAAATATTTCAGTCTTTTTTGTCCATGGCAGTAATGCTGACACGAGTGCCGCCCGCGAAAGCGATGATATAGTCTGAGCCTTGCAGGAATGTAAGGAAGCAAGGGATAAAGAGCCTTTGCGGTAACAATCTGGAAACACCTTTTGTAACAGCTATCGGTCAAACGACAGCCAAAAATACCTATACCGAATGGCAGACCGACAATCTTGCCAGCGCTAATGCCCAGAATAAACAGGTCGAAGGGGCTGATCTTGCCAATGAAAGCCGTCAGCCAACGGTCCGGGTCGGCAATTATACCCAGATCATGACCAAAGTTGTCGGGACATCGACGACCGATCGGGCGGTGCATAATGCCGGACGCGGTGATGAACATGCCTATCAGTTGGCACGTGCTGGTCAGGAATTGAAACGCGATATTGAGGCGCGCTTTACCGGTAATTTTGCAGCCATTCCCGGAGATGGGGCAGTCGTCGCGCGTGAAACAGCAGGAGCTTTGGCATGGCTGCGCAGTAATGCCCATCGTGGCGACGGCGGTGCTAATCCGGTGATGTCCGGTGGCGATAATGGCAGCGGTTATCCGACAACCGCGGCGACCGCAGGTAAGGCGCGGCTTTATACCGAGGCTTTGTTAAAAGAAGTTTTGGGCGATATCTGGGTCAGTGGTGGTCAGCCAAATATGGTGATTACCTCTTTGAAACTGAAACAGACGGCAGCAGCCTTTCCGGGGTTGGCTTCCAACCGGCGCGATACGGGCGACCAGAAAGCGCGTATTATTGCCGGTGCGGATATCTATGTTTCCGATGTCGGCGAAGTCCAGTTTGTACCTGATCGTTTTTGCGACAATAGCAGCGCTTTGGTCATTGACCCTGAATATTGGTCGGTTGCGACCTTAGATCCGATTCAGAAACGGTCTTTGGCAACAACGGGGCTGGCTGATCGTGATGCCCTTTATACTGAAATTGCCTTGCGCTGCCATAATGAAGCAACCTCCGGTGTTTTGGCAGATTTAAGCGCTGCCTGATTTTCGTGATCGGGAGGATGTCTTCTTGCAAGGCATCTTCCCGTAAAAATTCGGAAAGGGAATATTCCATGGCTTTTTCTTCTGCCTTGGTCGCCTTTTTCAAAAAAAAGGTCGGGCTGGGCTTGAAATGCGGCTTTGATATTCGAGGCCATGATGGCTGCTGAACGTTTGTTATCCTATAATCCGGTGACGGGGCTTAAAAGTTGGTTCTCCTCTTCAGAGGAGAATCAGGGCAGTTGGCATATCCGCTATGAACAGGATTGTTCTGCGGCTTTGGAAGCCAATAAACAGGCACAAAATGAAGATTTTGATCGGCGTTCTTCGATGTGGCACGCCGCCCATGTTCCCGCCGTCGTTTTGATGGAATGGCTGGTGAAATATGGTGTCCGATATTGGGACAAAAATCACGCGCCTGCCGTTCGCCGTTTACTCAATCATCCTGATTATCGCTATTTGCGCGTTAATCACTTTATTATGTGAGCATGGCTGATGGCTCTTTTTATTGATGCCCAAAATCTGGACAGTCTCACCCGTTATGATGGCCTCTTAAAGGCGATTGCCTTGTGGTTGGAACGCGATGATCTGGCCGACGAAATCCCTTATTTCGTGCAACTGGCAGAAGCCCGTTTTCGGCGATTGTTGACTAATCCCGAATTGGAAACCGAAATAACGGTAGCGGCAGGCTGTCCTGTTGCGTTGCCGGATGATTTTGAGGCCTTGCGCCTGCTTTATCCGGCAGGCGGTCGTCGCGATCGGGCTTTTTTGCAGCTGCCGCCAGATGTTTTTCAGCAGGGCAAGCATCAGAATAAATCTGTTTTCACCCTGATCGCAGGGCAATTATGGATATCGCCTCTTCCTGAAACAGAAACGGCTTTTTCGTTGGTCTATCGTGCGGCTTTGCCGTCTTTATCCTTGAATCGCCAGAGTAACTGGCTGTTGACGTCCCATCCCGATATTTATTTATTCGGGTCGTTATTACAGGCCGAGTTCTTCGGATGGAATGACAGCCGTTTGCCGGTCATTAAATCGGCGCTGGATGAAGCCTTGGGCGAGTTAAATAAAGCAGGATTGCGCAAGCGTTATGCAGAAAGCACCTTGGTTGCGCCATCGCCTGTCGTGGAAGCGGTGAAAGGCACTTACCGATGGTAAGTCAGCGTCTTTTATTCGGGGCTTATGAACCCGATCAACCACCGTATATGAGTGGATCACTGCGCCATTTAAGCAATGCCTATGCCACGACAAATGGATATCGTCCGGTCGGAGGCTTCAAGCCTTTTGCGGCGTCTTTGCCAGATGTTTTTATGGGAGCTGCGGCTTTTTTAGGGTCAGATGGTTCGACTTTATTGGTCGCTGGTACCAAAGACAGTCTTTACCGCTATGTTTCCGGTAATTGGGAGGCCTTGGTAACAGCCTTGCCGGCTTATGGACGATGGCATTTCACCCAATTTGGGGATCGCATTATTGCCGTTAACGGCAGTGCCACCCGAAAAATAGATATCCTTACTGGAAAAGCCGACAGCATAGCAGATGCCCCGACGGCTGAAATGGTGACAACTATTCGGGATTTTGTGGTGTATGGCCGCGCGTCAGCCCAGAAGAATCTAATCCAATGGTCGGGCTTTAATAACGAAAACAGCAATGTCATCGGCACCAATCAGGCCGGTTATCAACCGATGCTGACTGGTGGCGACATAATGGGCATTATGGGCGGCGAATATGGCGTTATTATCCAGCGTTCCCGCATTGTCCGTATGAGTTACACGGGGGACAGCTATATCTGGCAGTTTGATGAGATCAGCGCCAATATCGGGGCGATTGCGTCAGGCTCTATAGCGCAAGCTGGGCATCAGGTTTTCTTTCTTTCCGATCGGGGTTTTATGATGACAGACGGCGTTTCTGTCACACCGATCGGCAATGAACGGGTTGACCGGTGTTTTTTTGAAAGCTGGCCAAGGGACAGTTTGGATCAAATGACAGCGGCGATTGACCCAAGACAGCATATGGTCGCCTGGTTGATGCCCGGTAATCCTTCGATGGTTTTGATCTATAATTGGGCAATAGACCGTTGGAGCCGTTTGGATATTGATGCCATCGGGATGTTTTCGGGATTTACCGCCAATACGACCTTGGAAGCCCTTAATACGCTTTATCCAGATGGGTTGGATTCTATGCCCTATAGTCTGGATGATCCCCGTTTTTCTGGCGGTGACCCTTTGTTCATTTTTGTCGGAAAGTCGAATAATTTCGGGATTTTGGACGGTGAGAATTTACCCGCCTGTTTCCAAACCGGATTTTTCTCTGCCGATGGCGGTAATCACAGCCGGATACGGTCGGCAAGATTACTTGGCGATTTAATCGAAAAAGCTAGCCTAACAATCGAGGGCAGCCATCGTTTAGGTGATCCATCTTCTGGTCGGGTCGTTCGCGATATCACTTTATCAGGTCGAATCCCGTTACGGGTCAATAACCGTTATTGTGCGCTCCGTCTGGATATTGAAGGCGGTGCCGCTTGGTCTTTTATCCAAGGCTTTGATTGGGACATTGTTGCCGGAGAAGGGCGATGATGCTGCGCTTACCGATCGCCGCTACTTCTGTCGCGGATTGGATGCGGCGGGCGGCAATGGCCGTCAACAATTTGATGACGAATGTTGAACAGCAATCCAGTCAGATGGAGAGCCGTTATCATTGTCCGATACCCGCCAGTGATAACGCGCCGGATAATCCTGAAAAAGGACAGTGGTTTTTCAATAAAACCAGCCAAAAAGCGATGATGTGGGATGGCACCCAATGGCAAAATCTGTGGGAATAAAGAACGCAGATTATCGGTTGGCTGTTTTGAAAACGGATAAGCGAAAAATGGAAATTGGTATGATTGCCCGTCCTTTGGAATGGGCAGGATGGTCTGCTGCCCGTGATTTTTTAGAACCGGCTTTGCAGCGTTCAGATGAAAGTTGGGCGGATATTTTGCCTGAACTGGAAGATGGCCAATTACAATTATGGGCGGTTCTACAGCCGGATTCAGCCCTAAAAAAACGCGATATTCTCTATGCCGCCGCCGTGACCCGTATTGTTGCCAGTCGTGAAGGTGAAATTGCCGAAATCTATCTGGTGGGTGGTCGTGATTTCGAATTCTGGCTGTCTGATTTATCCGAAACCATCGCCCGTTCAGCCCAAGAAATCGGCTGTATCGCGGTCAGAGCCTATGGCCGGACAGGATGGCGGCGGCCTTTGGCAAAATTAGGGTGGCGGGAAAAAACGGTAGCCTATGAAAAAGCGTTAAAGGAAAAGTGAATGAGCAAGAAAAGCAAGGCGACAACGGCACCGAGCCGGTTTGCCCGTCCTTATATCACGAATAGTGCCAATGCTATCCAGCAAGCCTATAGCGATAATCAGGATAATGTAAGCAATATCAATAGTTTATTGCAGAATAACATCGGAAATGTTGCCAGTAAAACCCTGAATAACAGTGATATGGATCAGGCTGATACCTATAACCAGTCTGTCTTATCGGGAAAATATCTTTCCCCGTCATCCAATCCCGCTTTGTCTGATATTATCAAGAATACCAATCAGGATGTTTCGGATAGCGTCAATGGCGCGATTGGGACAAGAGGTCTGACGGGAGGTTCTGCCCAAGCGCAGTTATTAGCGAAAGAGTTGGGTCAGACAGACAGCAACCTTCTTTATAATAATTACAATACCGAGCGAGGCTATCAACAGCAGGCCTCTGAAAATGCTGCCAATTTGGGCGATGCGCGGAATAGTAGCATCAATACCCTTGGTAACTATCTGACAACGACAGCAGCTTTGCCGCAATCCTCCTTTTCGGTGCTGGCAAGCAATATGGCTTCGTTATTGGGCAATTATAACACCACAACCCAAAATCAGGGCATCGGGTCAACCTTGGCCAGTTTAGCTGGGGCGGGATTGTCAGGCTGGGCTTCCAGCGGTTTTAAAGTTTAGGAGTCTTTTCAAATGGCGATATCTTTCGGAAATAAAATCAATCAAAATGATGTATTAAATCAGGATGGTTCCGCTCTTAAAAAGGCGATTAATAGCTTTAGTGATAGCCCTGTTTTTGCATCAGAGCCGATCGAGCAAAAACCAATCAACGATATGGAACCGTCTATTACCTCTCCATCGCCTATCAATGGTTATGGGAGTGGAGGCGAAGAAACGCCGATGCCGGAGACGGCTTCTACTACACCGCAAGCGGAGCAACACCCGTCGCCTCATTTTTTCTCGGCGGGTGGAATAGGCAAGCGGATTGCTGGTGTAATCGGTGACGCCTTATTATTGGCCAATGGCCGCTATCCGCTCTATTTACCTGCGGTAATGGAGCATAATCGTCGTATCGACCAACAAAATGCCCAGCAACAGCAACGAGATTTTAGCAATAATCTCGCTACTTCGAAATTAAATCAGCAGCAGGCAAATATGGCCGATAAAGCGGCTAAGCCACAATATCATTTCGGAGCTGATGGGCGGGTTCTGTCTCTCAACCCTATGACAGGAGAGGCGACCCAGATACGCGATCCTGATATGCCGCTGCCTAGCGAGCATGAACGGATGATTAGTCATATCGTCAATCTTCCGGCGAATGATCCGGAAAGGAAAGCCATTGAACGATTGCTTTTTAAGAATAAATAACATCCATTTTGGATATTATTTTTAAATTAATCCTTAAAATGTTGGATTTATTATAAGAATATCACAATAGATACTTTGGGTATCGGGATTTTTTGTAAGTAAAATCCAATGTAATCGAAATGTAATCATTAAAATATTTATTTATTTTATGCTCTTATAAGGAGGGGTAGGGCTGCGCTATGTCTTTTTCGGACTGGTCGCAAAATGCAGATAGTAACAGCAATATTGGCGGGATCAGTATTGCTGAAGGCTGTCCACCGGGCAATCTTAACAATGCCTTGCGCGAGATAATGGCTGAAATGCGGTCTGCTATCAATCAGGCTATGGATACGGCCTTGAGCTCGGCTGATATGGCGAGTTTTCGTCAGGCTATTGGGGCTTTGGCGAATAGTGGTGACACTATTGACGGCGTTTTGCGCCGTAAAGGTCAGGGAGTTTTCCCTTATTTTGCCGATGGTTCTTTTTCCGGTGGCCGGATTTATGTGACCAATAGTCAAGCGGCTGACCCGACAAGTCAGCCGGGGGATATCTGGTTGGTCTATGTATGACTATCAGCCTTAAAGATCAGGATAATTTTTCCCGCGAGATAAGAGCTGTTTCAATCAGGGGAGCCGATGGCGTGCTTCATTCTGTCGGATCTATTCGTATCCGTGGGCAGGATGAAAGCTTGCATGAGGTCTTTTGCCACAAGCTGGATGTCTCGGTTTCTGACGCTTTGATAGAAAGCTATTCCCGTCATAATCCTGTGATTTCTTCTGCGGTGACGGTTCAGGTTTCGGGCGGTGTTCCGCCTTATCAACATCGCTGGTCTTTGGTGAGTAGCGATAGAGCCGATAGCGTGATGGCTCTTTCTCCTTTTTCGGCAACAACGACTTTTC
Encoded here:
- a CDS encoding DUF5309 domain-containing protein, which gives rise to METPFVTAIGQTTAKNTYTEWQTDNLASANAQNKQVEGADLANESRQPTVRVGNYTQIMTKVVGTSTTDRAVHNAGRGDEHAYQLARAGQELKRDIEARFTGNFAAIPGDGAVVARETAGALAWLRSNAHRGDGGANPVMSGGDNGSGYPTTAATAGKARLYTEALLKEVLGDIWVSGGQPNMVITSLKLKQTAAAFPGLASNRRDTGDQKARIIAGADIYVSDVGEVQFVPDRFCDNSSALVIDPEYWSVATLDPIQKRSLATTGLADRDALYTEIALRCHNEATSGVLADLSAA
- a CDS encoding phage adaptor protein, with the translated sequence MALFIDAQNLDSLTRYDGLLKAIALWLERDDLADEIPYFVQLAEARFRRLLTNPELETEITVAAGCPVALPDDFEALRLLYPAGGRRDRAFLQLPPDVFQQGKHQNKSVFTLIAGQLWISPLPETETAFSLVYRAALPSLSLNRQSNWLLTSHPDIYLFGSLLQAEFFGWNDSRLPVIKSALDEALGELNKAGLRKRYAESTLVAPSPVVEAVKGTYRW